The Dehalococcoidia bacterium genomic sequence TGTCCGCCCGGCGTGACAAAGGCTTTGATGCTGCCTTCATCCGTCCACTGGCGTAGCGTGGCTTCGCTCACGCCCAGCAAATTGCTGGCTTCGCTGATACCCAGCAGAGGTTTTTGCCTCAATTTTCAGTCCTTTACTACGTGATTAGCTAAACTGACGGCTAAATCTTAATAATTCTGATGAAATCTCCGGACCCCCATAAATATAACTCAGGAAGTATTCTGATTTCAAGAGGGAAATAAATTTCCAGCCATTGAAAGAGGCGTTCTTAGTAGTCTTGCCGAAACATAAGGGGCCGGCAGAAATACAACCCTGTTCTGGCATCGGGACAAAAAACAGGGAAAGCCGTCCGGCGGCGGACGGCTTTCTGAATTTCGATATTTTTTGCCAAGCCGCGTCTTACTTAGGTATCCCGCGTTCAGCTTCCACCGAGGACTGCGGGTTACGCCGACTCCATACCAGCGAAGTTGTTATCGCAACTACCAGGATAACAGCGATGACGCCCAGCGAAAGCAGTATGGGGATCTCAACCCAATGACCAATCAGCATCTTGACGCCAAGAAACACGAGGACCGCGGCCAGGCCATAGTGCAGGTAGCGCAGCTTTTGCAAAACACCCGCCAAGGCGAAGTAGAGAGAGCGCAGCCCCAGGATAGCGAAAATATTGGAACTGAAAACAATAAAAGGGTCCTTGGTGATTGAGAGAATCGCCGGTACCGAGTCCAGGGCGAAAACGATATCCGTGCTTTCGATTAAAACCAGGACGAGCAGCAATGGCGTGGCTTTGCGGACGCCGCCCTCCACAATGAAAAACTTTTCCCCGTGGTAGTCTTTACTGACAGGGAATAGGCGGCGCACCAGGCGCAGCACCAGATTGTGTTCGGCTTCCACCTTTTCTTCTTTTTTAACAGCCATCCGCACACCGGTGTAGACCAGGAAAGCGCCGAAAATATAGATAACCCAGCTCAACGCATTGAGCAGGCCGATGCCGGCAAAGATGAAAGCCGCCCGCATCACGATGGCTCCCAGTATGCCCCAGAAGAGCACCCTGTGCTGGTACTCGTCTTTCACGCAAAAATAAGAGAATACCATAAGGAAGACGAAAAGATTGTCCACGCTGAGGGATTTCTCGATGAGGTACCCTGTAAAGTACTGGAGCCCTATTTCGTGGCCCCAGAGTAAATATATCCCCACCCCGAATGCCAGCGACATGGCTATCCAGACGGCGCTCCACACCAGCGCGTTCTTGACGCTGACTTTTTCAGACTTGCGATGAAAAACCTTGAGGTCCAGGAAAAGCATTACCAGGACAAAGATGATAAAACCTATCCAGAGAGGTGTTTCGTTGATGTTTGAATCTGTCATAGTCTGCTATTCTATCTGAATGAGAGCGGTTTAGGCAAATCAAAATGGGGGGCAAACCGTACCGGTTTGCCCCCCATTTTGCATACTGGGTCGTTTCGTTTATACGGCCGGATTCATTACCCTCCCGACAAAAAGGATAGTGCCAGTCGGGATGTCGCGGATAAGGAAGATGAAGGGGCGGTCGATGCTGAGCGTGATGGTGTTCGACGGCATCGAGGTAGTGCCGACGATAACAGCGCTGGCGGCGGCAGCTTCCGTACCGGCTTCATCAACTGAGACAAAAGCCTTGTGCACAACGTCCGAGATGAACAGTCCTTTCGTACCCATCATACCTGAAAAATCGGCGCTATCCGTGAAGGCAATTTGCATGCCCATTGCCGCGAGCGCTTGTTTCAGGCCGAAGCTCGAATCGTACTGGAACTTGGGCAGCGACAGGATTACATTCCGCTGATTCATGGAGGAGATTATGCCATCCACAAATTCCGATTTAAGTGCATCCTGGAAGACATTGAACTGGTCCTGGTCAGGAAGCAATACCACCATAGATAACTGGCCGCCGTCGTAAGGGAGCTCAATTGCCTGATAGCCGGTCCCGGCGACATAATTGTATTCGTGCCCCTGGTGCATCATGGAGACGTTTACCTGACCCCCGTCCAGTAACTTGAACGTCCCGCCGCCGGTAGCTCCTTCGGCGAAAGGAGACTCCCAGGCAGCCTTGAAGTAGATGGCATTGGTCAGCACGAGGCGCGTCAGGTCGGTCACGGCACCCTGAGGAATGAGGTCCTTTATCTTGCCCCGTGTCTGGTCAGAGATATAATCGTTGATGGCTTTGCGCGCCCCTTCGGCATCCTTGATGAAATCGAGTATCCTGAGGCCAGCGCCGTAGTTAACCGCCAGAGTGTCCAGGTAACTGGCCAGGAACTGGAAATTTTTCTGCCCCCAAGCATCATTAACTACGTTCAGATGAAAGCCCTTGTCACTGTCAGACGTTGTACTGGCTGCGCCCTGCCTGCGCTTATCCAGCTCGAGCGCCAGATAATTGAAAGCTGCGTGCAACGCATCCCCTGGTAGAGTGAAATGCAAAGTATCCGCCATTTCGCTCGCCGTGTCGCTGCGCGCTCCCGCGTAAGCCATAGCCAGCGCCAGCGAGAGGCTGTAAGGGGAATAAAACATGTTGCCGTCGTTCTGTGCCTTGAGAGCCTGGTAAAGGTCCAGGGCAAAAGCGCTGTTCCCCTGCACCAAGGCCGACAAGCCGCTACTGGATGGAGATATGTCCCGCGCCTTATCTGACTTGAGAAATTCAGCCGATACCGGGCTGGAACAGGCCACCAGCACCAGGCTTAAAGTGGCCGCCAATATTGTCAGTATTGTCTTTTTCATATTCACCTCGCATTTGTTGGGTCTAATCCATCTTTTATAACGCCAAAATTCAAAAATGGTTGTTTCCCCGACAGTGACGCCGTTTAAAAATATTAGACTGCCGGGCGTTAAGAAATCATTAAATATGGCGCTGAATCATAAAAGTTTCATGCATTTTCAAGAAGCGTCGAGTTCTCTCCTGACATTGGGGTGCTTCAAAATGAATTTATCTCCACGTTACGGCCAAACCCCATTGAATCCGCCTTTCTTATATGCCATAATAGCTGCACCTGAATAAAATCAGCCAGTGAGGTGAAGAATGGCTCAACGTTTTTGCACCGGTTGCGGCCGTAATCTTGGGGGCAATGCCCGCTTTTGCGAGTCATGCGGTACGCCAGTCGCAGGAGTAGCGGCTCCTCCACAGCAATCTCAGCACCTTCCCCCGGTTTATCAACCTCCTCCTGCCACACCCCCACCGACTTATCAGCCGCCGCCTGTATACCAGACGCCTCCTCAACCCGCCTATCAACCGCCTCCGGCCTACCAGCCTCCTCCTGGTTATCAGCCGCCGCCGGCTTATCAACCTCCCCCGCAGGCTTATGCGCCGCCTCCGGCATACGCACCGGGATATGCCTATCCGCCCCAGGCTCCTGGCATTCCCGGTGAAGCCCTTATCGGCGTTATTCCTAACGCCAGCCGTAAAAAGAACCTGTTCTCAATGGAGGCCTTCAACATCGTCGTCACCAACCAGCGCATGATTTTCGCCCAGATGACGTCCGAGATGATCAAGGCAGAGGCAGCCACGCATCGCGGCCAGGGTATTGGCGGCGTATTCAAGGCTATGGGCGCGGGTTATTCTTTGTGGCAGCGCTATCCCCAGATGTCTCCCGACCAGGCACTCACCGAGACTCCCGGCAACTTCGGCATCTATATGAACCAGATACGCAAGGTCAAGTACACTGGAACCAAGGTGCTGTTCAGCAAGGGTGGCATTGCGGTGGGCTTGAATATCGGCTTTGGCGTGGGCGCAGATGACGATGATAATAAACCTGCCAAGCTGGAGATAGAAACCATCGGCGGCAAATACGAGTTCGATATCATCTTGCAGTTCCAGCAGCAGACCTATCAGGTCCTTAAGGCAGCTGGATTGGTCAAATAACTCTACCGCGCACTTTCTACAAATCCAGGAGCCCACCATGTGGTGGGCTCCTCTGTTATAGTGATTGACCAAGAAATGAACACCTGGTCAGCAGACGTTAAAACGAGTCAGCAGCCAGTAAATGAGCAGACCGATGAGGGCAATTGGAATGAGCCGAATGAATAGCTTAAAGAGTGTTTTAAATATGAACCCCAGGATAATCAAAACAACGACCGCAATGACGACAATCCAGATCAGGTCCATTGTGCCTCCTCATATGCCAAACTGGACACATTGTATTACGCAGCGATGGTGGTGTAAAGAGGTTAGTTAGTGGTGGGCGGCATAGGATTCGAACCTATGACCTCCTGCGTGTAAAGCAGGAGCTCTAACCGCTGAGCTAGCCGCCCAAAATCGTGCCTAATTCTAGACCTTTTTCTGACGATTGTAAAACTACACTCTTGCTTTTATCACCTTTTTGTTCGCTGACGCACAATTATTTGGAACGTGCAATTGGACTGCACCCTATGCGGGTAGATAAAGATAGGAGAGGTCGAATACCTTATTTAGTACGCGCCGCCGCCGGAATATGTGGCCCCGCCGCTCTGAATGCGGAACCAGCAGTTCTTCACTATGATGTACCCCGATTGAACGCCCTGAACATCGCCGATAACTTCAAATATCGTCCCCTGGATAATGCCTTTCATATCGTATGAAGCGCGGGGCACAAATTTTACGTTTTCCACCAGCACATAGTCGTCGGAACCGCGCACGGCAAAAATAGAGGTGGTTTGGTCGGCTCGCACCAGCCCGAAATAATACCTTTTCCCCAGGTAAATTGTATCTGCCGCAGCCGCATCCTCGTAATAGGCCATTTGCAGGTCGTAGAGGTCAATCTGTTGGCTTAGAGTGGCATAAAAAGTAGCGGGCGGGATAAAACTCTGGTCGGCACAACCGCTAAGGATAGTTGTAAGTAACAATACTGAGGAGATTAATGCCGGTACCCCTTTTTTATATGTCTTCATTTTTACAGATGTGCTGGGGAAGGGAGGGATGAATTGTCCCTCTCCTCCCCAGTCTCTCATTTCGTTGAAACTAACCCGTTACGAAGAACGCAAAATGTAAAACAGGTATTTTTTCGCCAGGATGGTCGGTATACGTCAGATACGGTACGCGGTAGTTTTCTATCTTACCGGGTTCGGTGCCCTTGTATACGCCGGGGTAAAAATCTATGTAGTGCCAACCGGGCGCTCCGGCAGCCGGTAAAAAGATGTTGATAGTACCGTAGTTGTTGAAACCGCAGGTATAACCGATGTACGCGTTGTCAACGACCATGTAGTAGTTGTTCTCTTCTACTGTCCAACCCAGGCCTTTGAGCTCGATATCCATGATAGTGCCCACCGGACCTGTAGAAGGCTTGATGTAGACAGCTGAAGGTGTGAGGTTGAAAACGCCCTCTGCTACTTTCACTCCGGCTATATCTGCGATAAGCGCATGCTCCCCGCCGTGCGTGTCAGGCATGGCATAGGCAAAGCTTATTTCTCCGGTGCTGGTAGCCGTAACAGTTCCAATGGTCTTCTTAACCTTCTCGTAGCCCTTGCCGTCAACACGGTTACCGGTCATGCCCATGTAGTACAGGTCGACCTTAGCTCCTGCCGCAAAGCCCCTTCCCAGAATGTTCATAGGGGTGCCGACAGTCGCCAGGTACACGTCAGACCAGACCTGCGGTGAACCGCTAGCTGCAGGAGTAGTTCCCTTGATAACGGCATTCGATTGCTTGCTGACATCCGGCGGCATTATGGGTGCGCCGTCGGTGACAGTGTAAATGAATGTCCAGGTCGGGGTCTTGGGAAACGGGCTCTGACCGATATTCATGAAAGCGAAAGTGAAGGAGCCCTGCAGCACCTGAATTACATGTTTCCCGGTACCGCCGACAGCCGGAATGACAGCCTTGCCTGAACCGTGCGTGGTAGTGGTGGTGAGGACGCCGGTGTATTTATTGTCGTACAGCAGCATCCAGCTGTTCTCGTAGTCTCTCCATCCCATTCCTTTGATGCCAACGGTGATCGGGGAGCCGAGAGGCCCGCTGGTGGAATCGATGGTGATTTGCATATCTACGTTGAAGCCGAGTTTGCCTCTTATAGTTCCGCTGGT encodes the following:
- a CDS encoding zinc ribbon domain-containing protein, which codes for MAQRFCTGCGRNLGGNARFCESCGTPVAGVAAPPQQSQHLPPVYQPPPATPPPTYQPPPVYQTPPQPAYQPPPAYQPPPGYQPPPAYQPPPQAYAPPPAYAPGYAYPPQAPGIPGEALIGVIPNASRKKNLFSMEAFNIVVTNQRMIFAQMTSEMIKAEAATHRGQGIGGVFKAMGAGYSLWQRYPQMSPDQALTETPGNFGIYMNQIRKVKYTGTKVLFSKGGIAVGLNIGFGVGADDDDNKPAKLEIETIGGKYEFDIILQFQQQTYQVLKAAGLVK
- a CDS encoding TerC family protein, coding for MTDSNINETPLWIGFIIFVLVMLFLDLKVFHRKSEKVSVKNALVWSAVWIAMSLAFGVGIYLLWGHEIGLQYFTGYLIEKSLSVDNLFVFLMVFSYFCVKDEYQHRVLFWGILGAIVMRAAFIFAGIGLLNALSWVIYIFGAFLVYTGVRMAVKKEEKVEAEHNLVLRLVRRLFPVSKDYHGEKFFIVEGGVRKATPLLLVLVLIESTDIVFALDSVPAILSITKDPFIVFSSNIFAILGLRSLYFALAGVLQKLRYLHYGLAAVLVFLGVKMLIGHWVEIPILLSLGVIAVILVVAITTSLVWSRRNPQSSVEAERGIPK
- a CDS encoding serpin family protein, which gives rise to MKKTILTILAATLSLVLVACSSPVSAEFLKSDKARDISPSSSGLSALVQGNSAFALDLYQALKAQNDGNMFYSPYSLSLALAMAYAGARSDTASEMADTLHFTLPGDALHAAFNYLALELDKRRQGAASTTSDSDKGFHLNVVNDAWGQKNFQFLASYLDTLAVNYGAGLRILDFIKDAEGARKAINDYISDQTRGKIKDLIPQGAVTDLTRLVLTNAIYFKAAWESPFAEGATGGGTFKLLDGGQVNVSMMHQGHEYNYVAGTGYQAIELPYDGGQLSMVVLLPDQDQFNVFQDALKSEFVDGIISSMNQRNVILSLPKFQYDSSFGLKQALAAMGMQIAFTDSADFSGMMGTKGLFISDVVHKAFVSVDEAGTEAAAASAVIVGTTSMPSNTITLSIDRPFIFLIRDIPTGTILFVGRVMNPAV